From one Perca flavescens isolate YP-PL-M2 chromosome 4, PFLA_1.0, whole genome shotgun sequence genomic stretch:
- the arl8ba gene encoding ADP-ribosylation factor-like protein 8B-A isoform X2: MNADGSGHFSEDMIPTVGFNMRKVTKGNVTIKIWDIGGQPRFRSMWERYCRGVNSIVYMVDAADQEKVEASRNELHNLLDKPQLQGIPVLVLGNKRDLPSALDEKQLIEKMNLAAIQDREICCYSISCKEKDNIDITLQWLIQHSKSRRS, encoded by the exons ATGAACGCAGACGGG TCTGGGCATTTCAGTGAAGACATGATTCCTACAGTCGGGTTCAACATGAGAAAGGTCACCAAAGGAAACGTCACTATCAAG ATCTGGGATATAGGAGGGCAGCCAAGGTTCAGGAGCATGTGGGAGCGGTACTGTCGGGGAGTTAATTCAATCGT GTACATGGTTGACGCAGCAGATCAAGAAAAGGTGGAGGCATCTAGAAATGAGCTTCATAATTTATTAGACAAACCTCAGTTGCAAGGAATTCCT gttTTGGTACTCGGCAACAAAAGGGATCTCCCTAGTGCTCTAGATGAAAAGCAGCTCATTGAGAAAAT GAATCTGGCAGCTATTCAGGACAGAGAGATATGCTGCTACTCGATTTCCTGCAAAGAGAAAGACAACATTG ACATCACACTTCAGTGGCTCATCCAGCACTCAAAATCCAGGAGGAGCTAA
- the LOC114554767 gene encoding CD27 antigen: MWTLEYTAGCVDGQHEVDGQCCDLCSPGTYLKDFCTEHQQTVCTPCEEGYFSDRRSMFDRCEECRSCQQEYTVKCTLTTNANCSCRSGFLCSNNVCSECEENKCVTGEKLKSTARALGDGLIKYSYQCERLCPHNTYFDEKENICKMHTDGTGSINLFLGIGFVLSSLILLVFLCYACTKNLRKHKAHNIPTEILAVSTNAGDFHLSKEESGHKLIMQDEYKNSNSVDLLHLENVSIITRL, encoded by the exons ATGTGGACTTTAGAATACACTGCAGGCTGTGTTGATGGACAGCATGAGGTAGATGGACAATGCTGTGACCTGTGTTCCCCAG GTACATATTTAAAGGATTTCTGCACAGAGCACCAACAAACTGTCTGTACCCCTTGTGAGGAGGGTTACTTCTCGGACCGACGGAGCATGTTTGACAGATGTGAGGAATGCCGGTCATGCCAACAAG AATATACGGTGAAATGTACGCTGACCACAAATGCAAACTGTTCGTGCCGCTCCGGTTTCCTGTGCTCCAACAATGTGTGTTCAGAGTGTGAGGAAAACAAATGTGTCACTGGGGAGAAACTTAAGAGCACAG CCAGGGCCTTGGGTGACGGGTTGATAAAGTATTCATATCAGTGTGAGCGTTTATGCCCTCATAACACATATTTTGATGAGAAAGAGAACATCTGCA AGATGCACACAGATGGTACAGGTTCCATTAATTTGTTCCTTGGCATCGGCTTTGTTTTGAGTTCTCTCATCCTCCTCGTGTTTCTATGTTATGCCTGCACAAAGAACCTGAGGAAGCACAAAGCAC ATAATATTCCTACTGAAATATTAGCAGTGTCCACCAACGCCGGTGACTTTCACCTGTCGAAGGAGGAGAGTGGGCACAAGCTCATCATGCAGGATGAATACAAGAACAGCAACAGTGTTGACCTCCTGCATCTGGAAAACGTCTCCATAATAACACGTCTATAA
- the arl8ba gene encoding ADP-ribosylation factor-like protein 8B-A isoform X1, which yields MLALMNRLLDWFKSLFWKEEMELTLVGLQYSGKTTFVNVIASGHFSEDMIPTVGFNMRKVTKGNVTIKIWDIGGQPRFRSMWERYCRGVNSIVYMVDAADQEKVEASRNELHNLLDKPQLQGIPVLVLGNKRDLPSALDEKQLIEKMNLAAIQDREICCYSISCKEKDNIDITLQWLIQHSKSRRS from the exons ATGTTGGCACTAATGAACCGGCTTCTGGACTGGTTCAAGTCTCTGTTTTGGAAGGAGGAGATGGAGTTGACGCTGGTCGGCCTCCAGTACTCGGGGAAAACAACATTTGTAAACGTGATCGCT TCTGGGCATTTCAGTGAAGACATGATTCCTACAGTCGGGTTCAACATGAGAAAGGTCACCAAAGGAAACGTCACTATCAAG ATCTGGGATATAGGAGGGCAGCCAAGGTTCAGGAGCATGTGGGAGCGGTACTGTCGGGGAGTTAATTCAATCGT GTACATGGTTGACGCAGCAGATCAAGAAAAGGTGGAGGCATCTAGAAATGAGCTTCATAATTTATTAGACAAACCTCAGTTGCAAGGAATTCCT gttTTGGTACTCGGCAACAAAAGGGATCTCCCTAGTGCTCTAGATGAAAAGCAGCTCATTGAGAAAAT GAATCTGGCAGCTATTCAGGACAGAGAGATATGCTGCTACTCGATTTCCTGCAAAGAGAAAGACAACATTG ACATCACACTTCAGTGGCTCATCCAGCACTCAAAATCCAGGAGGAGCTAA